The proteins below are encoded in one region of Streptomyces cyanogenus:
- a CDS encoding cytochrome P450 family protein, with amino-acid sequence MTLQEQHPVADPDTLPDPVPLTGCPYKSNPYPLYEQMREAGPVHRVLFPSGVQAWLVTGYDAAHAALNDDRLGKDHDRGNDRWRARASIMPEPQHSQLQVHLLHQDPPKHTRMRRFVTDAFTPRRIEQLRPRFQELADALVDALPEHGPADLVTGFAAHFPFQVLAEVIGLPKELAARFDRDWGKVVQPVGPTDPGRPLYEARLHGLQSYIADVVAHKREHWDDDLLSRLVVARDRRELSQEELDSMIFQLLVAGQEPVTNQITTALIALFRNPDQLARLRGNPDLLPRAVEELLRYDSAFELTTWRFFDEDSDLHGTRVPGGDSVIVSLCAANRDPRRFPDPDILDFDRSPNSHLAFGHGIHFCPGAALARAELRLALGVLLARLPGLHLVIRDEDIEWIPAVLGRGTNHLPVGYERRL; translated from the coding sequence ATGACCCTCCAGGAACAGCATCCAGTAGCAGATCCGGACACGTTGCCCGACCCGGTGCCGCTGACGGGCTGCCCCTACAAGAGCAACCCCTACCCCCTGTATGAGCAGATGCGCGAGGCCGGCCCCGTCCACCGGGTCCTCTTCCCCAGCGGCGTCCAAGCGTGGCTCGTCACCGGCTACGACGCCGCCCACGCCGCGCTGAACGACGACCGCCTCGGCAAGGACCACGACCGAGGCAACGACCGCTGGCGCGCCCGAGCCTCGATCATGCCCGAGCCGCAGCACTCCCAGCTCCAGGTGCACCTCCTTCATCAGGACCCGCCCAAGCACACCCGGATGCGCCGCTTCGTGACGGACGCCTTCACCCCGCGCCGCATCGAGCAGCTCCGCCCCCGCTTCCAGGAACTGGCCGACGCCCTCGTCGACGCACTGCCGGAGCACGGCCCCGCGGACCTCGTCACCGGCTTCGCCGCCCACTTCCCCTTCCAGGTCCTCGCCGAAGTCATCGGCCTCCCGAAGGAACTCGCGGCCCGTTTCGACCGCGACTGGGGCAAAGTCGTCCAGCCGGTCGGCCCCACCGACCCGGGCCGCCCCCTCTACGAGGCCCGCCTGCACGGCCTGCAGAGCTACATCGCCGATGTCGTGGCCCACAAGCGTGAACACTGGGACGACGACCTGCTCAGCCGCCTCGTCGTGGCCCGCGACCGCCGGGAACTGTCACAGGAGGAGCTGGACTCGATGATCTTCCAGCTCCTCGTCGCGGGCCAGGAGCCGGTCACCAACCAGATCACCACGGCCCTGATCGCCCTGTTCCGCAATCCGGACCAGCTCGCCCGTCTACGCGGCAACCCGGACCTGCTGCCCCGCGCCGTCGAGGAACTCCTCCGCTACGACAGTGCCTTCGAGCTCACCACCTGGCGCTTCTTCGACGAGGACAGCGACCTGCACGGCACGCGCGTACCCGGCGGCGACTCGGTGATCGTCTCCCTGTGCGCGGCCAACCGGGACCCGCGCCGCTTCCCCGACCCGGACATCCTGGACTTCGACCGCTCGCCCAATTCACACCTCGCCTTCGGCCACGGCATCCACTTCTGCCCCGGAGCCGCCCTCGCCCGCGCCGAACTCCGGCTCGCCCTCGGCGTACTCCTCGCCCGCCTGCCCGGCCTTCATCTGGTCATCAGAGACGAGGACATCGAGTGGATCCCGGCCGTCCTCGGCCGTGGCACCAACCACCTCCCCGTCGGCTACGAACGCCGCCTCTGA
- a CDS encoding MFS transporter, which produces MTGHSPGSQQPDHIPAGGEDRWLLVAVAGLLSFVAMLDMNIVNVALADIADGLHVSAAAAQWAVLGYQLPVVALLLPVGRWLDGVGMRSALLVATAGFGLCSALAAAAPWASWLIGARLAQGAFGAVLFVLMPVLALRSVRPELRGRAMSVPATLGPLGAVTGPAMGGLLLDHLGWRAVFLVKIPFCLLALVVAWRAMPRDGGLRLPDRRSAADVLLVGSGVTALLLALTLASGSPGWLVLALAAVPPLWWWLRGPGGRPVVGALQAASLFRAHAAVLALAAGFAAMHYVVALHLQRDDGVSATTTGLTVLAFPLGMGLAGPVGGRLADIPHARLRSRGGTPTGARPVAVIGAALTAAGLLLLVPLGGDWSPVDVAWRLALAGLGMGLNGGPTQALVMGAAPADRTATVGSSVQLARSLGFTLGPALATAAWGPAGGDDGAMAGLTLAAAAACIAVPLLALDGRRPAPVPEKTTDAAATARHP; this is translated from the coding sequence GTGACAGGCCACAGTCCCGGTTCCCAACAGCCCGACCACATACCCGCCGGCGGTGAGGACCGCTGGCTGCTCGTTGCGGTGGCCGGCCTGCTGTCGTTCGTGGCGATGCTGGACATGAACATCGTCAACGTGGCCCTGGCGGACATCGCCGACGGTCTGCACGTCTCCGCCGCGGCCGCCCAGTGGGCGGTTCTTGGTTATCAACTGCCCGTGGTCGCTCTGCTGTTGCCTGTCGGCCGGTGGCTGGACGGGGTGGGGATGCGTTCCGCCCTGCTGGTCGCGACCGCGGGCTTCGGTCTGTGCAGCGCGCTGGCGGCCGCCGCGCCCTGGGCGTCCTGGCTGATCGGCGCCCGCCTCGCGCAGGGCGCGTTCGGGGCAGTGCTCTTCGTACTGATGCCGGTTCTCGCCCTGCGTTCGGTACGGCCGGAACTGCGCGGGCGGGCCATGAGCGTGCCCGCGACGCTGGGCCCGCTGGGCGCGGTGACCGGTCCGGCGATGGGCGGATTGCTGCTGGACCACCTGGGCTGGCGCGCCGTCTTCCTGGTCAAGATCCCTTTCTGCCTGCTGGCTCTGGTCGTGGCGTGGAGGGCGATGCCGAGGGACGGCGGCCTGCGCCTGCCCGACCGGCGGTCGGCGGCGGATGTGCTGCTGGTGGGTTCCGGGGTGACCGCCCTGCTGCTGGCGCTGACCCTGGCGTCGGGAAGCCCAGGGTGGCTGGTGCTCGCGCTCGCCGCCGTACCGCCGTTGTGGTGGTGGCTGCGGGGCCCGGGCGGCCGCCCGGTCGTCGGCGCACTGCAGGCGGCGAGCCTGTTCCGGGCGCATGCAGCGGTGCTGGCGTTGGCAGCCGGGTTCGCGGCGATGCACTACGTCGTCGCCCTGCACCTCCAGCGCGACGACGGCGTCAGCGCCACCACGACCGGTCTGACCGTGCTCGCCTTCCCGCTCGGCATGGGGTTGGCCGGGCCGGTCGGTGGTCGCCTCGCCGACATCCCCCACGCTCGGCTCCGCTCGCGCGGGGGGACCCCCACCGGGGCCCGGCCGGTGGCGGTCATCGGCGCTGCCCTCACCGCCGCCGGTCTGCTCCTCCTCGTTCCGCTGGGGGGTGACTGGTCACCGGTGGACGTGGCCTGGCGGCTGGCGCTGGCCGGCCTCGGCATGGGCCTGAACGGCGGCCCGACCCAGGCCCTCGTCATGGGCGCCGCCCCGGCGGACCGCACGGCGACCGTGGGCTCCTCCGTACAGCTGGCCCGCAGCCTCGGCTTCACCCTCGGGCCGGCCCTGGCCACGGCCGCCTGGGGTCCGGCCGGAGGCGATGACGGCGCGATGGCCGGGCTGACCCTGGCGGCGGCCGCCGCCTGTATCGCCGTACCCCTGCTCGCCCTGGACGGACGTAGGCCCGCGCCCGTCCCCGAGAAGACCACCGACGCGGCTGCCACCGCTCGCCATCCCTGA
- the asnB gene encoding asparagine synthase (glutamine-hydrolyzing) has translation MCGITGWASFHSDARPQAPVIEVMTATLTPRGPDAAGVWLGERAAIGHRRLAVIDLEGGVQPMTDRPEDPSIVLSYSGEVYNHHELRTELRARGHAFRTRSDTEVVLRAYAEWGEAVAEHLEGMFAFAVWDEGAQRLLLVRDRLGVKPLFWATVDGGLAFASEPKALFAHPEIRPRVDADGLREAYSLLFNTGPTVWSGVREVEPGGVLVLDRGGIRERRYWRLEATDHTDDQDTAIERIRTLVGTAARSQLEADVPLCSLLSGGIDSTVLTALLAGELRLREGPEARIRSYAVDYSDQAEQFTGDVLRTGHDTPYAIEAGAFIGTDHSTVVLDPRALLDPEHRKAVVVARDSPIGVGDMDTSLYLLFGEIRRHSTVALSGEAADEVFGGYPWFHNPKALAAETFPWLLVTGDEAAMPLNPELDLRVGEFRDDTYRTALAAVPHTDGESAAEHRQREMQHLSLTRWLRQLLHRKDRLSMAQGLEVRVPYCDHRLVEYAFSTPWALKSFDGREKSLLRAMGAGLAPDSVLHRPKNHYPATHHPDYNRGLQGLARDALATEQVRALTDETRIKPCLDTPPDRLEWGHRLRLERVVDLALWLDHYRPELAF, from the coding sequence ATGTGCGGAATCACCGGCTGGGCGTCCTTCCACAGCGACGCCCGTCCCCAGGCCCCGGTCATCGAGGTCATGACCGCCACCCTCACCCCGCGGGGCCCCGACGCCGCAGGCGTCTGGCTCGGTGAGCGGGCCGCGATCGGCCACCGACGCCTGGCCGTCATCGACCTCGAAGGCGGCGTACAGCCGATGACCGACCGGCCCGAAGACCCGTCCATCGTCCTCAGCTACAGCGGCGAGGTCTACAACCACCACGAACTGCGCACCGAACTGCGCGCCCGGGGCCATGCGTTCCGCACGCGCAGCGACACCGAGGTGGTGCTGCGCGCGTACGCCGAGTGGGGCGAGGCGGTGGCCGAGCACCTGGAGGGCATGTTCGCCTTCGCCGTCTGGGACGAGGGCGCCCAGCGACTGCTCCTGGTCCGCGACCGGCTCGGGGTGAAGCCCCTGTTCTGGGCCACTGTCGACGGCGGCCTCGCCTTCGCCTCCGAGCCCAAGGCCCTGTTCGCCCATCCGGAGATACGGCCCCGGGTGGACGCGGACGGGCTGCGAGAGGCGTACAGCCTGCTGTTCAACACCGGCCCGACCGTGTGGTCCGGAGTCAGGGAGGTCGAGCCGGGCGGCGTGCTCGTGCTGGACCGGGGCGGTATCCGTGAACGCCGCTACTGGCGGCTGGAGGCCACCGACCACACCGACGACCAGGACACGGCCATCGAGCGGATCCGCACCCTGGTCGGTACCGCAGCGCGCAGCCAGCTCGAAGCGGACGTCCCGCTGTGCAGCCTGCTGTCCGGTGGCATCGACTCCACGGTCCTGACCGCTTTGCTCGCCGGCGAACTCCGCCTGCGCGAAGGCCCGGAGGCCCGGATCCGCTCCTACGCCGTCGACTACAGCGACCAGGCGGAACAGTTCACCGGCGACGTCCTGCGCACCGGCCACGACACGCCCTACGCCATCGAGGCCGGCGCCTTCATCGGTACCGACCACAGCACGGTCGTCCTCGACCCGCGCGCCCTGCTCGACCCCGAGCACCGCAAGGCCGTCGTCGTGGCCCGCGACTCACCCATCGGTGTCGGCGACATGGACACCTCGCTGTATCTGCTGTTCGGTGAGATCCGCCGGCACTCCACCGTCGCCCTCTCCGGCGAGGCGGCCGACGAGGTCTTCGGTGGCTACCCCTGGTTCCACAACCCGAAGGCCCTGGCAGCGGAAACCTTCCCGTGGCTGCTGGTGACGGGCGACGAGGCGGCCATGCCCCTGAACCCGGAACTGGACCTGCGTGTCGGTGAGTTCCGCGACGACACGTACCGCACCGCGCTGGCCGCCGTACCTCATACGGACGGCGAGAGTGCCGCCGAACACCGGCAACGCGAGATGCAGCACCTGTCCCTGACCCGCTGGCTGCGCCAGCTCCTGCACCGCAAGGACCGCCTCAGCATGGCGCAGGGACTGGAGGTCCGCGTGCCGTACTGCGACCACCGGCTCGTCGAGTACGCGTTCTCCACCCCGTGGGCGCTGAAGAGCTTCGACGGACGGGAGAAGAGCCTGCTGCGAGCGATGGGCGCCGGCCTCGCTCCGGACTCGGTGCTGCACCGCCCCAAGAACCACTACCCGGCCACCCACCACCCCGACTACAACCGCGGCCTGCAGGGCCTGGCCCGCGACGCGCTCGCCACCGAACAGGTCCGCGCCCTGACTGACGAGACCCGCATCAAGCCCTGCCTCGACACCCCGCCCGACCGACTGGAGTGGGGTCACCGCCTGCGCCTCGAACGCGTCGTCGACCTCGCCCTCTGGCTGGACCACTACCGGCCCGAACTCGCCTTCTGA